A single Orcinus orca chromosome 2, mOrcOrc1.1, whole genome shotgun sequence DNA region contains:
- the SLC22A17 gene encoding solute carrier family 22 member 17 isoform X10, whose translation MRKKNWKQRRNCWHLPGIYYPSGSFFFFFPLYTAMVRRPRERRQSPILSLRWALAPLPLSDEESGPKVLLTWEGEESLEEGEGKAAQRSQRRRRRPRLQSRVSPASVSGHRARHWARGQCILSVRAARAPAVGKLAPRVATGTPEPNGGGGSKIDSTVEITPSPNGQVGTLGDAVPTEQLQGERERERERDGEGDAGGDGMGSSLSLAVPPGPLSFEALLAQVGALGGGQQLQLGLCCLPVLFVALGMASDPIFTLAPPLHCHYGAFAPNASGWEQPPNASGVSVASAALAASAASRIATSTDPSCSGFAPPDFNHCLKDWDYNGLPVLTTNAIGQWDLVCDLGWQVILEQILFILGFASGYLFLGYPADRFGRRGIVLLTLGLVGPCGVGGAAAGSSTGVMALRFLLGFLLAGVDLGVYLMRLELCDPTQRLRVALAGELVGVGGHFLFLGLALVSKDWRFLQRMITAPCILFLFYGWPGLFLESARWLIVKRQIEEAQSVLRILAERNRPHGQMLGEEAQEALQDLENTCPLPATSSFSFASLLNYRNIWKNLLILGFTNFIAHAIRHCYQPVGGGGSPSDFYLCSLLASGTAALACVFLGVTVDRFGRRGILLLSMTLTGIASLVLLGLWDCEHPPFPTVWAQQRNPSRDLNEAAITTFSVLGLFSSQAAGILSTLLAAEVIPTTVRGRGLGLIMALGALGGLSGPAQRLHMGHGAFLQHVVLAACALLCILSIMLLPETKRKLLPEVLRDGELCRRPSLLRRPPPNRCDHVPLLATPNPAL comes from the exons atgagAAAGAAGAACTGGAAGCAAAGGAGGAATTGCTGGCATCTGCCTGGGATCTACTATCcttcagggtcttttttttttttttttcctctttataccGCAATGGTCCGCAGACCCAGGGAACGGAGACAGAGCCCCATCCTCTCCCTCCGCTGGGCCCTGgccccccttcctctctctgacgAAGAGTCTGGACCGAAGGTTCTGCTGAcgtgggaaggggaggagagtctggaggaaggggaggggaaagcagCGCAGAGATCGCAGAGACGAAGGAGGCGCCCGCGGCTGCAGAGCAGGGTCTCTCCGGCTTCTGTGTCCGGGCACCGGGCGCGCCACTGGGCCAGAGGGCAGTGCATCCTTTCGGTGCGGGCCGCCAGGGCCCCTGCGGTCGGCAAGCTGGCTCCCCGGGTGGCCACCGGGACCCCCGAGCCCAATGGCGGGGGCGGCAGCAAAATCGACAGCACTGTAGAGATCACCCCCAGCCCCAATGGA CAGGTCGGGACCCTCGGAGATGCGGTGCCCACGGAGCAGCTGCAGGGTGAGCGGGAGCGCGAACGCGAGCGGGATGGGGAGGGCGACGCGGGTGGCGACGGGATGGGCAGCAGCCTGTCGCTGGCCGTGCCCCCCGGCCCCCTCAGCTTCGAGGCGCTGCTCGCCCAGGTGGGGGCGCTGGGCGGCGGCCAGCAGCTGCAGCTCGGCCTCTGCTGCCTGCCCGTGCTCTTTGTGGCGCTGGGCATGGCCTCGGACCCCATCTTCACGCTGGCGCCCCCGCTGCATTGCCACTACGGGGCCTTCGCCCCCAACGCCTCTGGCTGGGAGCAGCCCCCCAACGCCAGCGGCGTCAGCGTCGCCAGCGCCGCCCTAGCAGCCAGCGCCGCCAGCCGCATCGCCACCAGTACGGACCCCTCGTGCAGCGGCTTCGCCCCGCCGGACTTCAACCACTGCCTCAAGGACTGGGACTATAACGGCCTCCCCGTGCTCACCACCAACGCCATCGGCCAG TGGGATCTGGTGTGTGACCTGGGCTGGCAGGTGATCCTGGAGCAGATCCTCTTCATCTTGGGCTTTGCCTCTGGCTACCTGTTCCTGGGCTACCCGGCAGACAG GTTTGGCCGTCGTGGGATTGTGTTGCTGACCTTGGGACTGGTGGGCCCCTGTGGAGTGGGAGGGGCTGCTGCAGGCTCCTCCACAGGTGTCATGGCACTCCGATTCCTCCTGGGCTTTCTGCTTGCCGGCGTTGACCTTGGTGTCTACCTGATGC GCCTGGAGCTGTGCGACCCAACCCAGAGGCTTCGGGTGGCCCTGGCAGGGGAGTTGGTGGGGGTAGGGGGGCACTTCCTGTTCCTGGGCCTGGCCCTTGTCTCTAAGGACTGGCGATTTCTGCAGCGAATGATCACCGCTCCCTGCATCCTCTTCCTGTTTTATGG ctggccTGGTCTGTTTCTGGAGTCTGCACGGTGGCTGATAGTGAAGCGACAGATTGAGGAGGCCCAGTCTGTGCTGAGGATACTGGCTGAGCGGAACCGGCCCCACGGGCAGATGCTGGGAGAGGAGGCCCAGGAGGCCCTGCAGG ACCTGGAGAACACCTGCCCTCTCCCTGCAACATCCTCCTTTTCCTTCGCTTCCCTCCTCAACTACCGCAACATCTGGAAAAATCTACTTATCCTGGGATTCACCAA CTTTATTGCCCACGCCATTCGTCACTGCTACCAgcctgtgggaggaggagggagcccaTCGGACTTCTACCTGTGCTCCTTGCTGGCCAGCGGCACAGCTGCCCTGGCCTGCGTCTTCCTGGGGGTCACCGTGGACCGATTTGGCCGCCGGGGCATCCTGCTTCTCTCGATGACCCTCACTGGCATTGCGTCCCTGGTCCTGCTGGGCCTGTGGGATTGTGAGCATCCTCCCTTCCCCACGGTGTGGGCTCAGCAAAGGAACCCCAGCAGAG ATCTGAACGAGGCTGCCATCACCACCTTCTCCGTCCTTGGCCTCTTCTCCTCCCAAGCTGCTGGCATCCTCAGCACGCTCCTTGCTGCTGAAGTCATCCCTACCACTGTCCG ggGCCGAGGCCTGGGCCTGATCATGGCACTGGGGGCACTTGGCGGGCTGAGTGGCCCAGCCCAGCGCCTCCACATGGGCCACGGAGCTTTCCTGCAGCACGTGGTGCTGGCGgcctgtgctctcctctgcatcCTCAGCATCATGCTTCTGCCGGAGACCAAACGCAAGCTCCTGCCCGAGGTGCTCCGGGATGGGGAGCTGTGCCGCCGGCCCTCCCTGCTGCGGCGGCCACCCCCTAACCGCTGTGACCACGTTCCACTGCTTGccacccccaaccctgccctCTGA
- the SLC22A17 gene encoding solute carrier family 22 member 17 isoform X1: MAIATSAQLARALYDNTAESPQELSFRRGDVLRVLQREGAGGLDGWCLCSLHGQQGIVPANRVKLLPNGPAPKPGLSQVPPAQPGSPHPAPEHGNEDQEVRAGAPQNPKPGHSRPPVPARGGGRALRRQLCTGSAVYVVPPPARPCPTSGPLAAPCPPSPDPIYKVPRGSGTQQAAPGDALEVYDVPPTALRVPSNGPYDSPASFSRPLAWVVPQSPGEDEAPYDVPLAPKPQSDLEPDLDWEGGREPGPPLYAAPSNLKRASALLNLYEAPEELLADGESGGTDEGIYDVPLLGPETPPSPEPLAASASNDLDALALLLARSPPPAHRPRLPSAESLSRRPLPALPVPEAPSPSPAPSPAPGRKGSIQDRPLPPPPPRLPGYGGPKVEGDPEIGEVEDHQEGHHNEYEGIPMAEEYDYVHLKGMDKAQGARPRDKASPGDPELLERGPPEQQEAPSPGEPLVLPAGDLQLLHFYAGQCQGHYSTLQAAVAALMSSTRANQPPRLFVPHGKQQVGTLGDAVPTEQLQGERERERERDGEGDAGGDGMGSSLSLAVPPGPLSFEALLAQVGALGGGQQLQLGLCCLPVLFVALGMASDPIFTLAPPLHCHYGAFAPNASGWEQPPNASGVSVASAALAASAASRIATSTDPSCSGFAPPDFNHCLKDWDYNGLPVLTTNAIGQWDLVCDLGWQVILEQILFILGFASGYLFLGYPADRFGRRGIVLLTLGLVGPCGVGGAAAGSSTGVMALRFLLGFLLAGVDLGVYLMRLELCDPTQRLRVALAGELVGVGGHFLFLGLALVSKDWRFLQRMITAPCILFLFYGWPGLFLESARWLIVKRQIEEAQSVLRILAERNRPHGQMLGEEAQEALQDLENTCPLPATSSFSFASLLNYRNIWKNLLILGFTNFIAHAIRHCYQPVGGGGSPSDFYLCSLLASGTAALACVFLGVTVDRFGRRGILLLSMTLTGIASLVLLGLWDCEHPPFPTVWAQQRNPSRDLNEAAITTFSVLGLFSSQAAGILSTLLAAEVIPTTVRGRGLGLIMALGALGGLSGPAQRLHMGHGAFLQHVVLAACALLCILSIMLLPETKRKLLPEVLRDGELCRRPSLLRRPPPNRCDHVPLLATPNPAL; this comes from the exons ATGGCCATAGCCACGTCG GCCCAGCTGGCCCGGGCACTGTACGACAACACCGCCGAGTCCCCCCAGGAACTGTCCTTCCGCCGAGGGGACGTTCTACGGGTGCTGCAGAGGGAAGGCGCTGGTGGGCTGGACGGCTGGTGCCTCTGCTCCCTGCACGGCCAGCAGGGCATTGTGCCTGCCAACAGAGTGAAGCTCCTTCCCAATGGCCCGGCACCCAAGCCTGGCCTCTCCCAGGTGCCGCCAGCCCAGCCTGGCTCACCACATCCGGCCCCAGAGCACGGCAATGAGGACCAGGAGGTGAGAGCTGGAGCCCCCCAAAACCCCAAGCCAGGACATTCCCGTCCGCCGGTGCCTGCACGTGGAGGAGGGAGAGCCCTGAGACGGCAGCTCTGCACCGGCTCTGCT GTGTATGTGGTACCACCTCCAGCTCGGCCCTGTCCTACCTCGGGACCTCTGGCTGCACCCTGTCCGCCCTCCCCTGATCCCATCTACAAGGTCCCCAGAGGCAGTGGGACCCAACAGGCTGCCCCTGGAGATGCCCTGGAG GTCTATGACGTACCCCCCACTGCCCTCCGAGTTCCCTCCAACGGCCCCTATGACTCCCCGGCCTCCTTCTCCCGCCCTCTGGCCTGGGTTGTCCCCCAGTCCCCTGGAGAAGATGAAGCTCCCTATGACGTGCCTCTTGCCCCGAAGCCACAGTCAGACCTGGAGCCAGATCTGGACTGGGAGGGGGGCCGAGAGCCAGGGCCCCCCCTCTACGCTGCCCCCTCCAACCTGAAACGAGCATCCGCCCTGCTCAATCTGTACGAAGCACCGGAGGAACTGCTGGCAGACGGGGAAAGCGGGGGCACTGACGAGGGCATCTACGACGTCCCCCTGCTGGGGCCGGAGACACCCCCTTCTCCAGAGCCCCTGGCAGCCTCGGCTTCCAATGACCTGGACGCCCTGGCCCTGCTTCTGGCCAGAAGCCCCCCACCCGCACACAGGCCCCGCTTGCCCTCAGCTGAGAGCCTGTCCCGCCGCCCTCTGCCGGCCCTGCCTGTCCCGGAggcccccagcccttccccgGCTCCCTCTCCTGCTCCAGGCCGGAAGGGCAGCATCCAGGACcggcctctgcccccacccccaccccgcctgccGGGCTACGGGGGCCCCAAGGTCGAGGGGGATCCAGAGATCGGGGAGGTGGAGGACCATCAAGAAGGACACCACAATGAGTATGAGGGCATCCCGATGGCCGAGGAGTATGACTACGTCCACCTGAAG GGCATGGATAAAGCTCAGGGAGCCAGGCCCCGGGATAAGGCCTCCCCAGGGGATCCTGAACTGCTGGAGAGGGGGCCACCAGAGCAGCAG GAGGCCCCGTCCCCAGGGGAGCCACTGGTTCTTCCCGCCGGAGATCTACAGCTCCTGCACTTCTACGCCGGGCAGTGCCAGGGCCACTACTCAACACTGCAGGCAGCCGTGGCGGCCCTGATGTCCAGCACCCGGGCCAACCAGCCCCCGCGCCTCTTCGTGCCCCACGGCAAGCAG CAGGTCGGGACCCTCGGAGATGCGGTGCCCACGGAGCAGCTGCAGGGTGAGCGGGAGCGCGAACGCGAGCGGGATGGGGAGGGCGACGCGGGTGGCGACGGGATGGGCAGCAGCCTGTCGCTGGCCGTGCCCCCCGGCCCCCTCAGCTTCGAGGCGCTGCTCGCCCAGGTGGGGGCGCTGGGCGGCGGCCAGCAGCTGCAGCTCGGCCTCTGCTGCCTGCCCGTGCTCTTTGTGGCGCTGGGCATGGCCTCGGACCCCATCTTCACGCTGGCGCCCCCGCTGCATTGCCACTACGGGGCCTTCGCCCCCAACGCCTCTGGCTGGGAGCAGCCCCCCAACGCCAGCGGCGTCAGCGTCGCCAGCGCCGCCCTAGCAGCCAGCGCCGCCAGCCGCATCGCCACCAGTACGGACCCCTCGTGCAGCGGCTTCGCCCCGCCGGACTTCAACCACTGCCTCAAGGACTGGGACTATAACGGCCTCCCCGTGCTCACCACCAACGCCATCGGCCAG TGGGATCTGGTGTGTGACCTGGGCTGGCAGGTGATCCTGGAGCAGATCCTCTTCATCTTGGGCTTTGCCTCTGGCTACCTGTTCCTGGGCTACCCGGCAGACAG GTTTGGCCGTCGTGGGATTGTGTTGCTGACCTTGGGACTGGTGGGCCCCTGTGGAGTGGGAGGGGCTGCTGCAGGCTCCTCCACAGGTGTCATGGCACTCCGATTCCTCCTGGGCTTTCTGCTTGCCGGCGTTGACCTTGGTGTCTACCTGATGC GCCTGGAGCTGTGCGACCCAACCCAGAGGCTTCGGGTGGCCCTGGCAGGGGAGTTGGTGGGGGTAGGGGGGCACTTCCTGTTCCTGGGCCTGGCCCTTGTCTCTAAGGACTGGCGATTTCTGCAGCGAATGATCACCGCTCCCTGCATCCTCTTCCTGTTTTATGG ctggccTGGTCTGTTTCTGGAGTCTGCACGGTGGCTGATAGTGAAGCGACAGATTGAGGAGGCCCAGTCTGTGCTGAGGATACTGGCTGAGCGGAACCGGCCCCACGGGCAGATGCTGGGAGAGGAGGCCCAGGAGGCCCTGCAGG ACCTGGAGAACACCTGCCCTCTCCCTGCAACATCCTCCTTTTCCTTCGCTTCCCTCCTCAACTACCGCAACATCTGGAAAAATCTACTTATCCTGGGATTCACCAA CTTTATTGCCCACGCCATTCGTCACTGCTACCAgcctgtgggaggaggagggagcccaTCGGACTTCTACCTGTGCTCCTTGCTGGCCAGCGGCACAGCTGCCCTGGCCTGCGTCTTCCTGGGGGTCACCGTGGACCGATTTGGCCGCCGGGGCATCCTGCTTCTCTCGATGACCCTCACTGGCATTGCGTCCCTGGTCCTGCTGGGCCTGTGGGATTGTGAGCATCCTCCCTTCCCCACGGTGTGGGCTCAGCAAAGGAACCCCAGCAGAG ATCTGAACGAGGCTGCCATCACCACCTTCTCCGTCCTTGGCCTCTTCTCCTCCCAAGCTGCTGGCATCCTCAGCACGCTCCTTGCTGCTGAAGTCATCCCTACCACTGTCCG ggGCCGAGGCCTGGGCCTGATCATGGCACTGGGGGCACTTGGCGGGCTGAGTGGCCCAGCCCAGCGCCTCCACATGGGCCACGGAGCTTTCCTGCAGCACGTGGTGCTGGCGgcctgtgctctcctctgcatcCTCAGCATCATGCTTCTGCCGGAGACCAAACGCAAGCTCCTGCCCGAGGTGCTCCGGGATGGGGAGCTGTGCCGCCGGCCCTCCCTGCTGCGGCGGCCACCCCCTAACCGCTGTGACCACGTTCCACTGCTTGccacccccaaccctgccctCTGA
- the SLC22A17 gene encoding solute carrier family 22 member 17 isoform X12, with protein sequence MYLYVCRPRERRQSPILSLRWALAPLPLSDEESGPKVLLTWEGEESLEEGEGKAAQRSQRRRRRPRLQSRVSPASVSGHRARHWARGQCILSVRAARAPAVGKLAPRVATGTPEPNGGGGSKIDSTVEITPSPNGQVGTLGDAVPTEQLQGERERERERDGEGDAGGDGMGSSLSLAVPPGPLSFEALLAQVGALGGGQQLQLGLCCLPVLFVALGMASDPIFTLAPPLHCHYGAFAPNASGWEQPPNASGVSVASAALAASAASRIATSTDPSCSGFAPPDFNHCLKDWDYNGLPVLTTNAIGQWDLVCDLGWQVILEQILFILGFASGYLFLGYPADRFGRRGIVLLTLGLVGPCGVGGAAAGSSTGVMALRFLLGFLLAGVDLGVYLMRLELCDPTQRLRVALAGELVGVGGHFLFLGLALVSKDWRFLQRMITAPCILFLFYGWPGLFLESARWLIVKRQIEEAQSVLRILAERNRPHGQMLGEEAQEALQDLENTCPLPATSSFSFASLLNYRNIWKNLLILGFTNFIAHAIRHCYQPVGGGGSPSDFYLCSLLASGTAALACVFLGVTVDRFGRRGILLLSMTLTGIASLVLLGLWDCEHPPFPTVWAQQRNPSRDLNEAAITTFSVLGLFSSQAAGILSTLLAAEVIPTTVRGRGLGLIMALGALGGLSGPAQRLHMGHGAFLQHVVLAACALLCILSIMLLPETKRKLLPEVLRDGELCRRPSLLRRPPPNRCDHVPLLATPNPAL encoded by the exons ATGTACCTATATGTCTGCAG ACCCAGGGAACGGAGACAGAGCCCCATCCTCTCCCTCCGCTGGGCCCTGgccccccttcctctctctgacgAAGAGTCTGGACCGAAGGTTCTGCTGAcgtgggaaggggaggagagtctggaggaaggggaggggaaagcagCGCAGAGATCGCAGAGACGAAGGAGGCGCCCGCGGCTGCAGAGCAGGGTCTCTCCGGCTTCTGTGTCCGGGCACCGGGCGCGCCACTGGGCCAGAGGGCAGTGCATCCTTTCGGTGCGGGCCGCCAGGGCCCCTGCGGTCGGCAAGCTGGCTCCCCGGGTGGCCACCGGGACCCCCGAGCCCAATGGCGGGGGCGGCAGCAAAATCGACAGCACTGTAGAGATCACCCCCAGCCCCAATGGA CAGGTCGGGACCCTCGGAGATGCGGTGCCCACGGAGCAGCTGCAGGGTGAGCGGGAGCGCGAACGCGAGCGGGATGGGGAGGGCGACGCGGGTGGCGACGGGATGGGCAGCAGCCTGTCGCTGGCCGTGCCCCCCGGCCCCCTCAGCTTCGAGGCGCTGCTCGCCCAGGTGGGGGCGCTGGGCGGCGGCCAGCAGCTGCAGCTCGGCCTCTGCTGCCTGCCCGTGCTCTTTGTGGCGCTGGGCATGGCCTCGGACCCCATCTTCACGCTGGCGCCCCCGCTGCATTGCCACTACGGGGCCTTCGCCCCCAACGCCTCTGGCTGGGAGCAGCCCCCCAACGCCAGCGGCGTCAGCGTCGCCAGCGCCGCCCTAGCAGCCAGCGCCGCCAGCCGCATCGCCACCAGTACGGACCCCTCGTGCAGCGGCTTCGCCCCGCCGGACTTCAACCACTGCCTCAAGGACTGGGACTATAACGGCCTCCCCGTGCTCACCACCAACGCCATCGGCCAG TGGGATCTGGTGTGTGACCTGGGCTGGCAGGTGATCCTGGAGCAGATCCTCTTCATCTTGGGCTTTGCCTCTGGCTACCTGTTCCTGGGCTACCCGGCAGACAG GTTTGGCCGTCGTGGGATTGTGTTGCTGACCTTGGGACTGGTGGGCCCCTGTGGAGTGGGAGGGGCTGCTGCAGGCTCCTCCACAGGTGTCATGGCACTCCGATTCCTCCTGGGCTTTCTGCTTGCCGGCGTTGACCTTGGTGTCTACCTGATGC GCCTGGAGCTGTGCGACCCAACCCAGAGGCTTCGGGTGGCCCTGGCAGGGGAGTTGGTGGGGGTAGGGGGGCACTTCCTGTTCCTGGGCCTGGCCCTTGTCTCTAAGGACTGGCGATTTCTGCAGCGAATGATCACCGCTCCCTGCATCCTCTTCCTGTTTTATGG ctggccTGGTCTGTTTCTGGAGTCTGCACGGTGGCTGATAGTGAAGCGACAGATTGAGGAGGCCCAGTCTGTGCTGAGGATACTGGCTGAGCGGAACCGGCCCCACGGGCAGATGCTGGGAGAGGAGGCCCAGGAGGCCCTGCAGG ACCTGGAGAACACCTGCCCTCTCCCTGCAACATCCTCCTTTTCCTTCGCTTCCCTCCTCAACTACCGCAACATCTGGAAAAATCTACTTATCCTGGGATTCACCAA CTTTATTGCCCACGCCATTCGTCACTGCTACCAgcctgtgggaggaggagggagcccaTCGGACTTCTACCTGTGCTCCTTGCTGGCCAGCGGCACAGCTGCCCTGGCCTGCGTCTTCCTGGGGGTCACCGTGGACCGATTTGGCCGCCGGGGCATCCTGCTTCTCTCGATGACCCTCACTGGCATTGCGTCCCTGGTCCTGCTGGGCCTGTGGGATTGTGAGCATCCTCCCTTCCCCACGGTGTGGGCTCAGCAAAGGAACCCCAGCAGAG ATCTGAACGAGGCTGCCATCACCACCTTCTCCGTCCTTGGCCTCTTCTCCTCCCAAGCTGCTGGCATCCTCAGCACGCTCCTTGCTGCTGAAGTCATCCCTACCACTGTCCG ggGCCGAGGCCTGGGCCTGATCATGGCACTGGGGGCACTTGGCGGGCTGAGTGGCCCAGCCCAGCGCCTCCACATGGGCCACGGAGCTTTCCTGCAGCACGTGGTGCTGGCGgcctgtgctctcctctgcatcCTCAGCATCATGCTTCTGCCGGAGACCAAACGCAAGCTCCTGCCCGAGGTGCTCCGGGATGGGGAGCTGTGCCGCCGGCCCTCCCTGCTGCGGCGGCCACCCCCTAACCGCTGTGACCACGTTCCACTGCTTGccacccccaaccctgccctCTGA
- the SLC22A17 gene encoding solute carrier family 22 member 17 isoform X11, translating to MRKKNWKQRRNCWHLPGIYYPSGSFFFFFPLYTAMVRRPRERRQSPILSLRWALAPLPLSDEESGPKVLLTWEGEESLEEGEGKAAQRSQRRRRRPRLQSRVSPASVSGHRARHWARGQCILSVRAARAPAVGKLAPRVATGTPEPNGGGGSKIDSTVEITPSPNGQVGTLGDAVPTEQLQGERERERERDGEGDAGGDGMGSSLSLAVPPGPLSFEALLAQVGALGGGQQLQLGLCCLPVLFVALGMASDPIFTLAPPLHCHYGAFAPNASGWEQPPNASGVSVASAALAASAASRIATSTDPSCSGFAPPDFNHCLKDWDYNGLPVLTTNAIGQWDLVCDLGWQVILEQILFILGFASGYLFLGYPADRFGRRGIVLLTLGLVGPCGVGGAAAGSSTGVMALRFLLGFLLAGVDLGVYLMRLELCDPTQRLRVALAGELVGVGGHFLFLGLALVSKDWRFLQRMITAPCILFLFYGWPGLFLESARWLIVKRQIEEAQSVLRILAERNRPHGQMLGEEAQEALQDLENTCPLPATSSFSFASLLNYRNIWKNLLILGFTNFIAHAIRHCYQPVGGGGSPSDFYLCSLLASGTAALACVFLGVTVDRFGRRGILLLSMTLTGIASLVLLGLWDYLNEAAITTFSVLGLFSSQAAGILSTLLAAEVIPTTVRGRGLGLIMALGALGGLSGPAQRLHMGHGAFLQHVVLAACALLCILSIMLLPETKRKLLPEVLRDGELCRRPSLLRRPPPNRCDHVPLLATPNPAL from the exons atgagAAAGAAGAACTGGAAGCAAAGGAGGAATTGCTGGCATCTGCCTGGGATCTACTATCcttcagggtcttttttttttttttttcctctttataccGCAATGGTCCGCAGACCCAGGGAACGGAGACAGAGCCCCATCCTCTCCCTCCGCTGGGCCCTGgccccccttcctctctctgacgAAGAGTCTGGACCGAAGGTTCTGCTGAcgtgggaaggggaggagagtctggaggaaggggaggggaaagcagCGCAGAGATCGCAGAGACGAAGGAGGCGCCCGCGGCTGCAGAGCAGGGTCTCTCCGGCTTCTGTGTCCGGGCACCGGGCGCGCCACTGGGCCAGAGGGCAGTGCATCCTTTCGGTGCGGGCCGCCAGGGCCCCTGCGGTCGGCAAGCTGGCTCCCCGGGTGGCCACCGGGACCCCCGAGCCCAATGGCGGGGGCGGCAGCAAAATCGACAGCACTGTAGAGATCACCCCCAGCCCCAATGGA CAGGTCGGGACCCTCGGAGATGCGGTGCCCACGGAGCAGCTGCAGGGTGAGCGGGAGCGCGAACGCGAGCGGGATGGGGAGGGCGACGCGGGTGGCGACGGGATGGGCAGCAGCCTGTCGCTGGCCGTGCCCCCCGGCCCCCTCAGCTTCGAGGCGCTGCTCGCCCAGGTGGGGGCGCTGGGCGGCGGCCAGCAGCTGCAGCTCGGCCTCTGCTGCCTGCCCGTGCTCTTTGTGGCGCTGGGCATGGCCTCGGACCCCATCTTCACGCTGGCGCCCCCGCTGCATTGCCACTACGGGGCCTTCGCCCCCAACGCCTCTGGCTGGGAGCAGCCCCCCAACGCCAGCGGCGTCAGCGTCGCCAGCGCCGCCCTAGCAGCCAGCGCCGCCAGCCGCATCGCCACCAGTACGGACCCCTCGTGCAGCGGCTTCGCCCCGCCGGACTTCAACCACTGCCTCAAGGACTGGGACTATAACGGCCTCCCCGTGCTCACCACCAACGCCATCGGCCAG TGGGATCTGGTGTGTGACCTGGGCTGGCAGGTGATCCTGGAGCAGATCCTCTTCATCTTGGGCTTTGCCTCTGGCTACCTGTTCCTGGGCTACCCGGCAGACAG GTTTGGCCGTCGTGGGATTGTGTTGCTGACCTTGGGACTGGTGGGCCCCTGTGGAGTGGGAGGGGCTGCTGCAGGCTCCTCCACAGGTGTCATGGCACTCCGATTCCTCCTGGGCTTTCTGCTTGCCGGCGTTGACCTTGGTGTCTACCTGATGC GCCTGGAGCTGTGCGACCCAACCCAGAGGCTTCGGGTGGCCCTGGCAGGGGAGTTGGTGGGGGTAGGGGGGCACTTCCTGTTCCTGGGCCTGGCCCTTGTCTCTAAGGACTGGCGATTTCTGCAGCGAATGATCACCGCTCCCTGCATCCTCTTCCTGTTTTATGG ctggccTGGTCTGTTTCTGGAGTCTGCACGGTGGCTGATAGTGAAGCGACAGATTGAGGAGGCCCAGTCTGTGCTGAGGATACTGGCTGAGCGGAACCGGCCCCACGGGCAGATGCTGGGAGAGGAGGCCCAGGAGGCCCTGCAGG ACCTGGAGAACACCTGCCCTCTCCCTGCAACATCCTCCTTTTCCTTCGCTTCCCTCCTCAACTACCGCAACATCTGGAAAAATCTACTTATCCTGGGATTCACCAA CTTTATTGCCCACGCCATTCGTCACTGCTACCAgcctgtgggaggaggagggagcccaTCGGACTTCTACCTGTGCTCCTTGCTGGCCAGCGGCACAGCTGCCCTGGCCTGCGTCTTCCTGGGGGTCACCGTGGACCGATTTGGCCGCCGGGGCATCCTGCTTCTCTCGATGACCCTCACTGGCATTGCGTCCCTGGTCCTGCTGGGCCTGTGGGATT ATCTGAACGAGGCTGCCATCACCACCTTCTCCGTCCTTGGCCTCTTCTCCTCCCAAGCTGCTGGCATCCTCAGCACGCTCCTTGCTGCTGAAGTCATCCCTACCACTGTCCG ggGCCGAGGCCTGGGCCTGATCATGGCACTGGGGGCACTTGGCGGGCTGAGTGGCCCAGCCCAGCGCCTCCACATGGGCCACGGAGCTTTCCTGCAGCACGTGGTGCTGGCGgcctgtgctctcctctgcatcCTCAGCATCATGCTTCTGCCGGAGACCAAACGCAAGCTCCTGCCCGAGGTGCTCCGGGATGGGGAGCTGTGCCGCCGGCCCTCCCTGCTGCGGCGGCCACCCCCTAACCGCTGTGACCACGTTCCACTGCTTGccacccccaaccctgccctCTGA